One window of the Fusobacterium animalis 7_1 genome contains the following:
- the glmL gene encoding methylaspartate mutase accessory protein GlmL, with amino-acid sequence MSTSIYLTIDFGSTYTKLTAIDLDKGEIVATSRAMTTVKTDVLVGFNEAFEELKKDLVKKLKNYKIVKKVACSSAAGGLKIIAIGLVPELTTEAAKKAALSSGARVIKTYAFNLTDKDIKEISNLPYDMLLLTGGTNGGNREYILNNAKILAKNNIEKPIVVAGNEEVSEQIIEIFKNNNIECYKSENVMPVVNKINVLPVKEVIREVFMRNIVKAKGMENVQKIVGDIIMPTPTAVMKAAEIFSKDDNNTIVIDIGGATTDVHSIGKGLPKTNDIQLKGMEEPYSKRTVEGDLGMRYSALALYEAASLNKIREYLGSKDSKINIRENFKFRQENPDFVAETEDDIVFDEMMAMLCAEIAMNRHVGTLESIFSPMGTLFVQNGKDLTDVKYVIGTGGIINNSRNPRKILDLTLFNEDNPLLLKPKYPKFLVDKTYIMSAMGLLANDYPDIAYQIMKKYLVEI; translated from the coding sequence ATGAGTACCAGTATTTATCTTACAATAGATTTTGGGAGTACATATACAAAATTAACTGCAATAGATTTAGATAAAGGAGAAATAGTTGCAACTTCAAGAGCAATGACAACTGTTAAAACAGATGTTCTAGTTGGTTTTAATGAAGCATTTGAAGAATTAAAAAAAGATTTAGTTAAAAAATTAAAAAATTATAAAATTGTAAAAAAAGTTGCTTGTTCCTCAGCAGCAGGTGGTTTAAAAATAATTGCCATAGGTTTAGTTCCAGAATTAACAACAGAAGCAGCTAAAAAAGCTGCATTAAGTTCAGGTGCAAGGGTTATTAAAACTTATGCTTTTAATTTAACTGATAAAGATATAAAGGAAATCTCTAATCTGCCTTATGATATGCTACTTCTAACAGGTGGAACTAATGGAGGAAATAGGGAGTATATTTTAAATAATGCTAAAATTTTAGCTAAAAATAATATAGAAAAACCTATCGTTGTTGCAGGAAATGAGGAAGTATCAGAACAAATTATTGAAATTTTTAAAAACAATAATATTGAATGCTATAAAAGTGAAAATGTAATGCCTGTTGTAAATAAAATAAATGTTCTTCCTGTTAAAGAAGTTATAAGGGAAGTATTTATGAGAAATATTGTAAAAGCTAAGGGAATGGAAAATGTCCAAAAAATTGTTGGAGATATAATTATGCCTACACCAACAGCTGTTATGAAAGCTGCTGAAATTTTTTCAAAAGATGATAACAATACTATTGTAATTGATATAGGTGGTGCTACAACTGATGTTCACTCCATTGGAAAAGGATTGCCAAAGACTAATGATATTCAATTAAAGGGTATGGAAGAACCTTATTCTAAAAGAACAGTAGAAGGTGATTTAGGAATGAGATACTCTGCCTTAGCTCTCTATGAAGCTGCTAGTTTAAATAAAATTAGAGAATATTTAGGGAGTAAGGATTCTAAAATAAATATAAGAGAAAATTTTAAATTTAGACAAGAAAATCCTGATTTTGTAGCAGAAACAGAAGATGACATAGTTTTTGATGAAATGATGGCAATGTTATGTGCTGAAATTGCTATGAACAGGCATGTTGGGACTTTAGAATCTATTTTTTCTCCTATGGGAACTCTATTTGTCCAAAATGGGAAAGATTTAACTGATGTTAAATATGTAATAGGAACTGGTGGAATTATAAATAATAGTAGAAACCCCAGAAAAATACTTGATTTAACATTATTTAATGAAGATAATCCACTTCTTCTAAAACCAAAATATCCAAAATTTTTAGTTGATAAAACTTATATTATGTCTGCTATGGGTTTACTTGCTAATGATTATCCAGATATAGCCTATCAAATAATGAAAAAATATTTAGTAGAAATATAA
- a CDS encoding methylaspartate mutase subunit E, translated as MSVTFKKIDKKDFLEIRNNFLESYKYLADFDLETAFRFHKSLPDYKNFQKKLEKSIQNNKVMTQAYSKETLLEDLIKNLNTFHRVGQADFLSVIIDSHTRENHYDNAKIALEDSIKSNKSLLNGFPLVNYGVKLARKIINDVEVPLQIKHGSPDARLLIEMALLAGFSAFDGGGISHNVPFTKSISLKESLENWRYVDRLVGLYEENGIRINREIFSPLTATLVPPAISNSIQILETLLAVEQGVKNISVGVAQYGNITQDIASLLALKEQVQFYLDTFSFKDINISTVFSEWIGGFPEEELKAYSLISYSATIALFSKANRIFIKNIDEYSKNSLGNTMINSLLLTRTILEIGNCQKMNNSEDIILEKEQIKKETAQIITKVFSICNGDLGKGIIKAFEDGIIDIPFAPSKYNLGKMMPARDNEGMIRYLDIGNLPFCHLIKDFHQKKIKERSNKENREINFQMTIDDIFAMSQGKLLNKKSRD; from the coding sequence ATGTCAGTTACATTTAAAAAAATTGATAAAAAAGATTTTTTAGAAATAAGAAATAATTTTCTAGAAAGTTATAAATATCTGGCTGATTTTGATTTAGAAACTGCTTTTAGATTTCATAAATCATTACCAGATTATAAAAATTTTCAAAAGAAACTAGAAAAATCTATACAAAATAATAAGGTTATGACACAGGCATACAGTAAAGAAACTCTATTAGAAGACTTAATTAAAAATCTAAATACTTTTCATAGAGTTGGTCAGGCAGATTTTCTTTCGGTTATAATAGATTCTCATACCAGAGAAAATCATTATGATAATGCCAAAATTGCATTAGAAGATTCTATAAAATCTAATAAATCTCTTTTAAATGGTTTTCCCTTAGTAAATTATGGTGTAAAATTAGCAAGAAAGATTATAAATGATGTTGAAGTTCCATTACAGATAAAACATGGTTCACCAGATGCAAGGCTTTTAATTGAAATGGCTCTATTAGCTGGTTTTTCAGCTTTTGATGGTGGAGGAATTAGCCATAATGTACCTTTTACTAAATCTATTTCATTAAAAGAAAGTTTAGAAAATTGGAGATATGTTGATAGACTTGTTGGACTTTATGAAGAAAATGGAATAAGAATAAATAGAGAAATTTTTTCTCCACTTACTGCTACACTTGTTCCACCTGCTATATCTAATTCAATACAAATTTTAGAAACTTTGCTTGCTGTTGAACAAGGTGTAAAAAATATAAGTGTAGGTGTGGCACAATATGGCAATATAACACAAGATATAGCTAGTTTATTAGCTCTTAAAGAACAAGTTCAATTTTATTTAGATACTTTTTCTTTTAAAGATATTAATATCTCTACTGTATTTAGTGAGTGGATAGGAGGCTTTCCAGAAGAAGAATTAAAAGCCTATTCTTTAATTTCTTATTCTGCTACTATTGCTCTATTTTCAAAAGCCAATAGAATATTTATTAAAAATATAGATGAGTATTCTAAAAATTCATTAGGAAATACAATGATTAATTCATTGCTTCTTACTAGGACTATTTTAGAAATTGGAAATTGCCAAAAAATGAATAATTCTGAGGATATAATCTTAGAAAAAGAACAAATAAAAAAAGAAACAGCTCAAATAATTACAAAAGTTTTTTCAATATGTAATGGAGATTTAGGTAAAGGCATCATAAAAGCCTTTGAAGATGGGATAATTGATATTCCGTTTGCTCCCTCAAAATATAATCTAGGTAAAATGATGCCTGCAAGAGATAATGAGGGAATGATAAGATATTTGGATATAGGTAATTTACCTTTTTGTCATTTAATTAAGGATTTTCATCAAAAAAAAATTAAAGAGAGATCAAATAAGGAAAATAGAGAAATAAATTTTCAAATGACTATTGACGATATATTTGCAATGAGTCAAGGAAAATTATTAAATAAGAAAAGTCGTGACTAA